One window from the genome of Amycolatopsis sp. NBC_01480 encodes:
- a CDS encoding VOC family protein, whose product MRIDRLDHLVLTVADVEATVAFYTQVLGMTEVTFKGGRKALAFGRSKINLHQAGHEFEPKARKPAPGSADLCLITADTLDEVQDDLARAGVPVEEGPVERTGATGPILSVYFRDPDGNLIEVSRYLR is encoded by the coding sequence GTGCGCATCGACCGCCTGGACCACCTCGTGCTCACCGTCGCGGACGTCGAGGCCACCGTCGCCTTCTACACGCAGGTGCTCGGCATGACCGAGGTGACGTTCAAGGGCGGGCGCAAGGCGCTGGCGTTCGGCCGCAGCAAGATCAACCTGCACCAGGCCGGGCACGAGTTCGAGCCGAAGGCCCGGAAACCGGCGCCGGGCAGCGCCGACCTCTGCCTGATCACCGCCGACACCCTCGACGAGGTACAGGACGACCTGGCCCGCGCGGGCGTGCCGGTGGAGGAGGGGCCGGTGGAGCGCACCGGCGCGACCGGCCCGATCCTCAGCGTTTACTTCCGCGATCCGGACGGGAACCTGATCGAGGTGAGCCGGTACCTGCGCTGA
- the add gene encoding adenosine deaminase: MRDLAALPKAHLHVHLESTVRPGTLRELADANGVPLPAEMPVFDGFRAFADHNSLIRACLRRPEDFERVAREFCEDEFAQGTRYAEVTFTAASHGERLGDLEMPLASVLKGLSEGGARTGLEWRVLLDHSRRRPVARAERTLDLALRHERVVGLGLAGEERYPLKPFAAVFDRAREAGLHLVHHAGEDAGPGSIREALDLGHSERIGHGIRILEDRELVAEVRERGVALELCPASNVTLGLVPSLAAHPLPRLVDAGLAVTLNTDVPSVTGTTLTDEFARVRAAFGYDGTRLAAIAAAGVTASFAPEATKTALHQGISAWLTPGAGA, from the coding sequence ATGCGCGACCTCGCCGCCCTCCCCAAGGCGCACCTGCACGTCCACCTCGAAAGCACGGTGCGGCCCGGCACCCTGCGTGAACTGGCCGACGCCAATGGAGTGCCGCTGCCTGCTGAAATGCCGGTGTTCGACGGGTTCCGCGCGTTCGCCGACCACAACTCGCTGATCCGCGCCTGCCTGCGCCGGCCGGAGGACTTCGAGCGGGTCGCGCGGGAGTTCTGCGAGGACGAGTTCGCGCAGGGCACCCGCTACGCCGAGGTGACCTTCACCGCCGCCTCGCACGGGGAACGGCTGGGGGACCTCGAAATGCCGCTCGCGTCCGTCCTCAAAGGACTGTCCGAAGGCGGCGCGCGCACCGGACTCGAATGGCGGGTGCTGCTCGACCACTCACGACGGCGGCCGGTGGCGCGGGCCGAACGCACGCTGGACCTGGCGCTCCGCCACGAGCGCGTGGTCGGCCTGGGCCTGGCCGGTGAGGAGCGGTACCCGCTGAAGCCGTTCGCGGCCGTCTTCGACCGGGCCCGCGAGGCCGGCCTGCACCTCGTGCACCACGCCGGGGAGGACGCCGGGCCCGGCAGCATCCGCGAGGCCCTCGACCTCGGCCACAGCGAGCGGATCGGCCACGGGATCCGGATTCTGGAGGACCGCGAGCTGGTCGCCGAGGTGCGTGAGCGCGGCGTCGCGTTGGAGCTCTGCCCGGCGTCGAACGTCACGCTCGGGCTGGTGCCCTCGCTCGCCGCGCACCCGCTCCCCCGGCTGGTCGACGCGGGCCTGGCCGTCACGCTGAACACCGACGTCCCGTCGGTCACCGGCACCACGCTCACTGACGAGTTCGCCCGCGTCCGCGCCGCGTTCGGCTACGACGGCACCCGGCTGGCGGCGATCGCCGCCGCGGGCGTCACCGCTTCGTTCGCGCCTGAGGCCACGAAAACGGCGCTGCACCAAGGGATTTCGGCCTGGCTCACACCGGGAGCAGGCGCGTGA
- the mgrA gene encoding L-glyceraldehyde 3-phosphate reductase, whose translation MTYVAATSRYDSLPYRRCGRSGLKLPAISLGLWHNFGHDRPLDVQRAITRRAFDLGITHFDLANNYGPPYGSAEENFGRLLATDFKPYRDELIISTKAGYDMWPGPYGDWGSRKYLLASLDQSLGRMGLDYVDIFYSHRVDPETPLEETVGALDRAVRSGKALYVGISSYRSERTAEAARLLRELGTPLLIHQPSYSMFNRWTEEDHLLDTLEDVGAGCIAFSPLAQGLLTDRYLKGVPENSRAAQGKSLDPDTITEDKLAKIRALAEIAARRGQSLAQLALAWGLRDPRMTSMLIGASSVRQLEDNVAALKNLDFTPEELAEIDKYATEADINLWKRSSDA comes from the coding sequence GTGACCTATGTTGCGGCGACCAGCCGATACGACTCCCTGCCCTACCGCCGCTGCGGGCGCAGCGGGCTGAAGCTGCCGGCCATCTCGCTGGGGCTGTGGCACAACTTCGGGCACGACCGTCCCTTGGACGTTCAGCGGGCCATCACCCGGCGCGCGTTCGACCTGGGCATCACGCATTTCGACCTGGCCAACAACTACGGGCCGCCGTACGGGTCGGCCGAGGAGAACTTCGGGCGGCTGCTCGCGACGGACTTCAAGCCCTACCGGGACGAGCTGATCATCTCCACCAAGGCCGGGTACGACATGTGGCCGGGCCCGTACGGCGATTGGGGCTCGCGCAAGTACCTGCTGGCCTCGCTCGACCAGTCGCTGGGCCGGATGGGCCTGGACTACGTCGACATCTTCTACTCGCACCGCGTCGACCCGGAGACGCCGCTGGAGGAGACAGTCGGCGCGCTCGACCGGGCCGTGCGCTCGGGCAAGGCGCTGTACGTCGGCATCTCCTCCTACCGCTCCGAGCGCACCGCCGAGGCCGCCCGCCTGCTGCGGGAGCTGGGCACGCCGCTGCTGATCCACCAGCCCTCGTACTCGATGTTCAACCGGTGGACCGAGGAGGACCACCTGCTGGACACGCTGGAGGACGTCGGCGCCGGCTGCATCGCGTTCTCGCCGCTCGCGCAGGGCCTGCTGACCGACCGCTACCTCAAGGGCGTGCCCGAGAATTCCCGTGCCGCGCAAGGCAAGTCGCTCGACCCGGACACGATCACCGAGGACAAGCTGGCGAAGATCCGGGCCCTGGCCGAGATCGCCGCCCGCCGCGGCCAGTCCCTCGCCCAGCTGGCCCTGGCCTGGGGCCTGCGCGACCCGCGCATGACGTCGATGCTCATCGGCGCCAGCAGCGTCCGCCAGCTGGAGGACAACGTCGCGGCCCTGAAGAACCTCGACTTCACCCCCGAGGAACTCGCCGAGATCGACAAGTACGCGACCGAAGCGGACATCAACCTCTGGAAACGCTCCAGCGACGCTTGA
- a CDS encoding DUF6314 family protein: MPFAITDLTAHFAGSWRLSREIVATDGEPIGTADGEAVFTVEDGVLVYRESGRMRLGAYTGPMSRTLLYHPADGGRAAVHFDHGGFFHDLDLSTGAWATDHPCRDDIYRGEYVVLDAGHWRQEWVVTGPAKDHVITTRFTRA; the protein is encoded by the coding sequence GTGCCCTTCGCCATCACCGACCTCACCGCGCACTTCGCCGGTTCCTGGCGGCTGTCGCGCGAGATCGTGGCCACGGACGGCGAGCCGATCGGCACGGCGGACGGCGAGGCGGTCTTCACGGTGGAGGACGGCGTGCTCGTCTACCGCGAGAGCGGCCGGATGCGCCTGGGCGCGTACACCGGCCCGATGAGCCGCACTCTGCTCTACCACCCGGCGGACGGCGGGCGGGCCGCGGTGCACTTCGACCACGGCGGGTTCTTCCACGACCTCGACCTGAGCACCGGCGCCTGGGCGACCGACCACCCGTGCCGCGACGACATCTACCGCGGCGAGTACGTGGTGCTGGACGCCGGCCACTGGCGGCAGGAGTGGGTGGTCACCGGACCGGCCAAGGACCACGTGATCACCACCCGCTTCACCCGCGCCTGA
- a CDS encoding vWA domain-containing protein, whose protein sequence is MTAPGVTERLTGFVRALRAHGIPAGPSETVDAASALEVLGFDDRELVREGLAAALVRRGGQRAVFDATFDLYFPAGVGTPELAREDRPRDLQQLRDALGAALAEGDEQTLAQLAGLAVDMLGQYGAGSGPGGGFSAHQTLDRLQPQTLIARVLAALRAGGGAQTEETGEAFTDRLTRDEIRRRVEGFRGQVRTEARRRAAEVRGRERVAEHAIAPAADRVDFLIASRAQLAELRRTVQPLSRKLATRLAARRKRTTRGQIDLRRTLRRSLTTGGVPLRPAYRHRRPGRPEIVLLCDLSGSVAGFANFTMLLVQALRDQFSKIRVFAFVDSTDEVTHLVTTGTADPEHLGARILSEAAVVRWDGHSDYGGALGQFADRWLDAVGPRTSVLVLGDARTNGGDPNLDALRTVRDRARHVFWLNPERRALWSTGDSAALAYAELVEMHECRTVQQLSALVTRLLPV, encoded by the coding sequence GTGACCGCGCCGGGCGTCACGGAGCGGCTGACCGGCTTCGTCCGGGCGCTGCGGGCCCACGGCATCCCGGCCGGGCCGAGCGAGACGGTCGATGCGGCCTCCGCGCTCGAGGTGCTCGGATTCGACGACCGGGAGCTGGTCCGCGAGGGGCTCGCCGCCGCGCTGGTGCGCCGGGGCGGGCAGCGGGCGGTGTTCGACGCGACGTTCGACCTGTATTTCCCGGCCGGGGTCGGGACGCCGGAGCTGGCGCGCGAAGACCGGCCGCGTGACCTCCAGCAGCTGCGGGACGCGCTGGGCGCCGCGCTCGCCGAGGGTGACGAGCAGACCCTGGCGCAGCTCGCCGGGCTCGCGGTGGACATGCTCGGCCAGTACGGCGCCGGGTCCGGGCCGGGCGGCGGCTTCTCCGCGCACCAGACCCTCGACCGGCTCCAGCCGCAGACCCTGATCGCGCGAGTGCTCGCGGCCCTGCGCGCCGGCGGCGGCGCCCAGACTGAGGAGACCGGGGAAGCGTTCACGGACCGGCTCACCCGGGACGAGATCCGCCGCCGCGTCGAGGGTTTTCGCGGCCAGGTGCGGACGGAAGCGCGCCGCCGGGCGGCGGAGGTCCGGGGCCGCGAGCGGGTCGCGGAACACGCCATCGCGCCCGCCGCCGACCGCGTCGACTTCCTCATCGCCAGCCGCGCACAGCTGGCCGAGCTGCGCCGGACCGTGCAGCCGCTGTCCCGCAAGCTCGCCACCCGCCTGGCCGCGCGGCGCAAGCGCACCACCCGCGGGCAGATCGACCTGCGGCGGACGTTGCGCCGCTCGCTCACGACCGGCGGAGTGCCGCTGCGCCCGGCGTACCGGCACCGCCGGCCCGGACGGCCGGAAATCGTGCTGCTGTGCGACCTTTCCGGTTCGGTGGCCGGGTTCGCGAACTTCACCATGCTGCTGGTGCAGGCCTTGCGGGACCAGTTCAGCAAGATCCGGGTGTTCGCCTTCGTCGACAGCACCGACGAGGTCACACACCTGGTCACCACCGGCACTGCCGACCCCGAGCACCTCGGCGCGCGCATCCTGAGCGAGGCGGCCGTGGTGCGCTGGGACGGGCACAGCGACTACGGCGGCGCGCTCGGCCAGTTCGCGGACCGCTGGCTCGACGCCGTCGGCCCGCGCACCTCCGTGCTCGTGCTCGGCGACGCCCGCACCAACGGCGGCGACCCGAACCTCGACGCGCTGCGCACCGTCCGCGACCGCGCCCGGCACGTGTTCTGGCTCAACCCGGAGCGCCGCGCGCTGTGGTCCACCGGCGACTCGGCCGCGCTCGCCTACGCCGAGCTGGTCGAGATGCACGAGTGCCGCACGGTGCAGCAGCTGAGCGCACTCGTCACGCGCCTGCTCCCGGTGTGA
- a CDS encoding PucR family transcriptional regulator has product MQGAPLPEVLRAYRIGFTEIWHRFVALTAQGDQQDLAGLVAVTSAIWALIDDYADALTLAYRDTSAEVVVAHQNRRSALVEALFAGGAATEGKLWDIARVLELSLDGTFVVVAAETPRLGHEPLPQIEQRLRAAQQASAWRLTPDLQVGIVSMRDPLAAKVIVDLTGAEPVGRVGMSPVFSGLGNTARALHFARVALSSLAPGASGLVQFTESPLAGLVASAPEASVQLAHHVLRPILDLPGDDRNVLLLTLRAWFDCQGSTKLTSERMFCHPNTIRHRLRRITDELGRSLTDPADIAELGAALRALHLFPETAHLPSPRPTHGG; this is encoded by the coding sequence TTGCAGGGCGCGCCGCTGCCCGAGGTGCTGCGTGCTTACCGGATCGGGTTCACCGAGATATGGCATCGGTTCGTGGCGCTCACCGCGCAAGGGGACCAGCAGGACCTGGCCGGTCTGGTGGCCGTGACGTCCGCGATCTGGGCCCTGATCGACGACTATGCCGACGCGCTCACCCTCGCCTACCGCGACACGTCCGCGGAAGTTGTTGTGGCGCACCAGAACCGTCGCTCGGCGCTGGTCGAGGCCCTGTTCGCCGGCGGCGCCGCGACCGAGGGCAAGCTGTGGGACATCGCCCGCGTGCTGGAGCTGTCGCTGGACGGCACCTTCGTCGTCGTCGCGGCGGAGACGCCCCGGCTGGGCCACGAGCCGCTGCCGCAGATCGAGCAGCGGCTGCGTGCGGCCCAGCAGGCCTCGGCCTGGCGCCTGACGCCGGACCTGCAGGTCGGCATCGTCTCGATGCGGGATCCGTTGGCCGCCAAGGTGATCGTGGACCTGACGGGTGCGGAGCCGGTCGGCCGCGTCGGGATGAGCCCGGTGTTTTCGGGGCTGGGCAACACGGCGCGGGCGCTGCACTTCGCGCGCGTGGCGCTGTCCAGCCTGGCGCCCGGCGCGTCCGGGCTGGTGCAGTTCACGGAATCCCCGCTCGCGGGCCTGGTGGCGAGCGCGCCGGAAGCGTCGGTGCAGCTGGCGCACCACGTCCTCCGCCCGATCCTCGACCTCCCCGGCGACGACCGCAACGTACTGCTCCTGACCCTGCGCGCCTGGTTCGACTGCCAGGGCTCGACGAAGCTGACGTCGGAGCGGATGTTCTGCCACCCCAACACAATCCGCCACCGCTTGCGTCGGATCACGGATGAACTCGGACGCTCGCTCACGGACCCGGCGGACATCGCCGAGCTGGGCGCGGCGTTGCGGGCACTGCACTTGTTCCCGGAGACGGCGCACCTGCCTTCGCCGCGGCCTACTCACGGGGGCTGA
- a CDS encoding AAA family ATPase, with translation MGTGFFSSVDDVSAKLAEAGYLASTAVATTVFLADRLGKPLLVEGPAGVGKTELAKAVAAVSGSRLVRLQCYEGIDEARALYEWNHAKQLLRITAGREETWEDARTDIFGEEFLLRRPLLTAISGTEPTVLLIDETDKADMEVEGLLLEVLGDFQVTVPELGTITATREPFVVLTSNATRELSEALRRRCLFLHIDFPDEELERRIVRLKVPGINGALADSVVRVIAALRAMDLRKLPSVAETIDWARTLLELGAGTLDEQVVRESLGVVLKHQDDIVKAGAGLKLDQVLDAS, from the coding sequence GTGGGTACCGGGTTCTTCTCCTCCGTCGACGATGTGTCGGCGAAGCTGGCCGAGGCCGGCTATCTCGCCTCGACAGCGGTGGCGACCACCGTGTTCCTCGCTGATCGGCTCGGGAAGCCGTTGCTGGTGGAGGGGCCGGCGGGGGTCGGGAAGACCGAGCTGGCCAAGGCGGTCGCCGCGGTGAGCGGGTCGCGGCTGGTGCGGTTGCAGTGTTACGAGGGGATCGACGAGGCTCGCGCGCTGTACGAGTGGAACCACGCCAAGCAGCTGCTGCGCATCACCGCCGGGCGCGAGGAGACGTGGGAAGACGCGCGCACCGACATCTTCGGCGAGGAGTTCCTGCTGCGCCGCCCGTTGCTCACCGCCATCTCCGGCACCGAGCCGACCGTGCTGCTGATCGACGAGACCGACAAGGCCGACATGGAGGTCGAGGGCCTGCTGCTCGAGGTGCTGGGCGACTTCCAGGTCACCGTCCCCGAGCTGGGCACGATCACCGCCACGCGGGAGCCGTTTGTCGTGCTCACCTCGAACGCCACGCGCGAGCTGTCCGAAGCCCTGCGGCGGCGCTGCCTGTTCCTGCACATCGACTTCCCGGACGAGGAGCTGGAACGCCGGATCGTCCGGCTCAAGGTGCCGGGCATCAACGGCGCGCTCGCCGATTCCGTGGTCCGCGTGATCGCCGCGCTGCGGGCGATGGACCTGCGGAAACTGCCGTCCGTGGCGGAGACCATCGACTGGGCGCGCACCCTGCTGGAGCTGGGCGCCGGCACGCTCGACGAGCAGGTGGTGCGCGAAAGCCTCGGCGTGGTGCTCAAGCACCAGGACGACATCGTCAAGGCCGGGGCCGGGCTCAAGCTCGACCAGGTGCTGGACGCGTCGTGA
- a CDS encoding FAD-binding protein, with translation MGESNWAGNHGYAAETVLAPRTVDEVRAAVAGAATVKALGSRHCFNDIADAPGGLLLDLAALKTPVEINAEAATATVGGSARYGDFVGQLHEAGFALPNLASLPHITVAGSVATGTHGSGRRRQGLASAVSALELVTADGELRTFSRERDPDVFPGLVVNLGALGVVTRLTLDLVPTFDVRQNVFEGLPWAALPEHFDEIEDAGYSVSLFTDWTGDKIGAAWVKSRVEPEVPAPSGLHGAIPADGPRHPVPAAGVPVGHTTPQLGVPGPWHERLPHFALAFTPSVGDELQSEYFVPYRDAVAAIEALRGIADRLAPVLLVSEIRAIAADELWLSPSNGGDRVAFHFTWRPRQPEVEALLPLLEERLAPFGARPHWGKLFHRSALAAHYPRMADFRALATDLDPGGKFRTPFVRRTVFGETGV, from the coding sequence GTGGGCGAGTCGAACTGGGCCGGAAACCACGGCTACGCCGCGGAAACAGTGCTGGCCCCGCGCACAGTGGACGAGGTGCGCGCGGCCGTCGCGGGCGCGGCCACGGTCAAGGCGCTGGGCAGCCGGCACTGCTTCAACGACATCGCCGACGCCCCTGGCGGGCTGCTCCTCGACCTGGCCGCGCTGAAGACGCCGGTCGAGATCAACGCCGAAGCCGCCACCGCGACCGTCGGCGGGTCGGCGCGCTACGGCGACTTCGTCGGACAGCTGCACGAAGCCGGTTTCGCGCTGCCCAATCTGGCTTCGCTGCCGCACATCACGGTGGCCGGGAGCGTCGCCACCGGCACCCACGGGTCGGGGCGGCGGCGGCAAGGGCTCGCGTCGGCTGTCTCGGCGCTGGAGCTGGTCACCGCGGACGGCGAGCTGCGGACCTTCTCGCGGGAGCGGGACCCGGACGTTTTCCCCGGGCTGGTCGTCAACCTCGGCGCGCTCGGGGTGGTCACGCGGCTGACCCTGGACCTGGTGCCCACATTCGACGTCCGCCAGAACGTCTTCGAAGGCCTGCCCTGGGCCGCTCTCCCCGAGCACTTCGACGAGATCGAGGACGCCGGGTACAGCGTCAGCCTGTTCACGGACTGGACCGGCGACAAGATCGGCGCGGCCTGGGTCAAGAGCCGCGTCGAGCCGGAGGTGCCCGCGCCGTCCGGGCTGCACGGCGCGATCCCGGCCGACGGGCCCCGGCACCCGGTGCCCGCGGCCGGCGTCCCGGTCGGCCACACCACGCCGCAGCTCGGCGTGCCGGGACCGTGGCACGAGCGGCTCCCGCACTTCGCGCTCGCGTTCACCCCGAGTGTCGGCGACGAGCTGCAGTCGGAGTACTTCGTGCCGTACCGGGACGCGGTGGCCGCGATCGAGGCGTTGCGCGGGATCGCCGACCGGCTGGCCCCGGTGCTGCTGGTGTCCGAGATCCGCGCGATCGCCGCCGACGAGCTGTGGCTGAGCCCGTCGAACGGCGGCGACCGCGTGGCGTTCCACTTCACCTGGCGCCCGCGCCAGCCCGAGGTCGAAGCGCTGCTGCCGTTGCTCGAAGAACGGCTGGCCCCGTTCGGCGCGCGGCCGCACTGGGGCAAGCTCTTCCACCGCAGCGCACTGGCCGCGCACTACCCGCGGATGGCCGATTTCCGGGCCCTGGCCACGGATCTGGACCCCGGCGGCAAGTTCCGCACCCCGTTCGTCCGCCGGACGGTGTTCGGGGAAACCGGGGTCTAG
- the recQ gene encoding DNA helicase RecQ: MAAAPTPALETLHRVFGYDAFRGDQAEIVEHVISGGDALVLMPTGGGKSLCYQIPALVRPGVGVVISPLIALMQDQVDALRNLGVRAGFLNSTQDFGERQRVEEAFVSGDLDVLYLAPERLSVESTVRLLDRGKIALFAIDEAHCVSQWGHDFRPDYLMLSSLHERWPDVPRIALTATATEATHKEISARLNLDDAKHFVASFDRPNIQYRIVGKASPQKQLLELLRTEHKGDAGIVYCLSRASVEKTADFLVQNGIPAVPYHAGLDKRVRAANQSRFLREDGLVVVATIAFGMGIDKPDVRFVAHLDLPKSVEGYYQETGRAGRDGLPSTAWLAYGLQDVVQQRKMIDSSEGDEAHRRRQAAHLNAMLALCETVECRRVQILNYFGQAGKPCGNCDTCLIPPEQWDGTIPAQKLLSTVVRLRNERRQSFGAGQITDILVGKTTPKVTQFQHETLKVFGIGTELHESEWRAVVRQLLAQGLLAVQGDYGSLVLTEASSEVLNGARKVMLRREPERPAGARASRTRSKTAAVELPQEAAPLFERLRAWRAATAKEQGVPAYVIFHDATLRQIATERPASLEALGTVSGVGENKLAKYGEGVLASLAEE; the protein is encoded by the coding sequence ATGGCGGCCGCCCCCACGCCTGCGCTCGAAACCCTGCACCGGGTGTTCGGCTACGACGCCTTCCGCGGCGACCAGGCGGAGATCGTCGAGCACGTGATCTCCGGCGGCGACGCGCTGGTGCTCATGCCCACCGGTGGCGGGAAGTCCTTGTGTTATCAGATTCCCGCGCTCGTGCGGCCGGGCGTCGGCGTGGTGATCTCGCCGCTGATCGCGCTGATGCAGGACCAGGTCGACGCGTTGCGCAACCTCGGCGTGCGCGCGGGCTTCCTGAACTCCACCCAGGATTTCGGCGAGCGGCAGCGGGTCGAGGAGGCGTTCGTCTCCGGTGACCTCGACGTGCTCTACCTGGCGCCGGAACGGCTTTCGGTCGAGTCGACGGTGCGGCTGCTGGACCGGGGCAAGATCGCGCTGTTCGCCATCGACGAGGCGCACTGCGTGTCCCAGTGGGGCCACGACTTCCGGCCCGACTACCTGATGCTGTCCTCGCTGCACGAGCGCTGGCCGGACGTGCCGCGCATCGCGTTGACCGCGACGGCCACCGAGGCCACGCACAAGGAGATCTCGGCGCGGCTGAACCTCGACGACGCGAAGCACTTCGTCGCGAGCTTCGACCGGCCGAACATCCAGTACCGGATCGTCGGCAAGGCCTCGCCGCAGAAACAGCTGCTGGAGCTGCTGCGCACCGAGCACAAGGGCGACGCGGGCATCGTCTACTGCCTGTCCCGCGCCTCGGTGGAGAAGACCGCGGATTTCCTGGTGCAGAACGGAATTCCGGCGGTGCCGTACCACGCGGGGCTGGACAAGCGGGTCCGCGCGGCGAACCAGTCGCGGTTCCTGCGCGAGGACGGGCTGGTGGTGGTGGCCACGATCGCGTTCGGCATGGGCATCGACAAACCGGACGTCCGCTTCGTCGCGCACCTCGACCTGCCGAAGTCCGTGGAGGGCTACTACCAGGAGACCGGCCGCGCGGGCCGCGACGGGCTGCCGTCCACCGCGTGGCTGGCATACGGCCTGCAGGACGTGGTGCAGCAGCGCAAGATGATCGACAGCTCCGAGGGCGACGAGGCGCACCGGCGGCGGCAGGCGGCGCACCTGAACGCGATGCTGGCGCTGTGCGAGACGGTCGAGTGCCGCCGCGTGCAGATCCTCAACTACTTCGGCCAGGCCGGGAAGCCCTGCGGCAACTGCGACACCTGCCTGATCCCGCCGGAGCAGTGGGACGGCACGATCCCGGCGCAGAAGCTGCTGTCCACCGTCGTCCGGCTGCGCAACGAGCGGCGGCAGAGCTTCGGCGCCGGGCAGATCACCGACATCCTGGTGGGCAAGACCACGCCGAAAGTCACGCAGTTCCAGCACGAAACGCTCAAGGTGTTCGGCATCGGCACCGAGCTGCACGAGTCGGAATGGCGCGCGGTCGTGCGGCAGCTGCTGGCGCAGGGCCTGCTCGCGGTCCAGGGCGACTACGGCTCGCTGGTGCTGACCGAGGCCAGCTCGGAGGTGCTGAACGGCGCGCGGAAGGTCATGCTGCGGCGCGAGCCGGAACGCCCGGCCGGCGCCCGCGCGTCGCGGACCCGCAGCAAGACCGCCGCGGTGGAGCTGCCGCAGGAGGCGGCGCCGCTGTTCGAGCGGCTGCGGGCCTGGCGGGCCGCCACGGCGAAGGAACAGGGCGTCCCGGCGTACGTGATCTTCCACGACGCGACCCTGCGCCAGATCGCGACCGAGCGGCCGGCGTCGCTGGAGGCGCTCGGCACGGTCAGCGGGGTCGGCGAGAACAAGCTGGCCAAGTACGGGGAAGGCGTGCTGGCTTCGCTGGCCGAGGAGTGA
- a CDS encoding HNH endonuclease signature motif containing protein, translating into MLIQVSNQCDALVGAVIAKVETEGVKATYGYSSAAAWLDDLTRIGLRDAGRIVRRAHAVNVSHRLDGTEIPVTAPLAGSVACEGVISPAHVEVIARVMARIPVTVSEEDRAGAEKILVDLARETSPGEVARAGERLVDTFDPDGPEPEDPPARPARELSFQEHRDGSAKIKGVLDGLAYARLRAALDPLAALGSATEGDRDTRSLAERQADALVELARLAMAADELPTHGGDRVHVTVTVDYEALKSGIGTAAIEGGGTISAAEARRLACDCAIIPAVLGTESEPMDLGRAKRLITTGLRRRLTLRDRGCTFPGCGSPAKHCDGHHVVYWVLGGPTNLGNLTLLCERHHRLVHNSDWEIRMGTDGKPDFIPPDYLDPLRRPRRNTFHL; encoded by the coding sequence TTGCTGATCCAGGTGTCGAACCAATGCGACGCGCTGGTCGGCGCCGTGATCGCCAAAGTGGAAACCGAAGGGGTGAAAGCGACTTATGGCTATTCTTCCGCGGCGGCGTGGCTCGACGACCTGACCCGGATCGGGCTGCGCGACGCGGGGCGGATCGTGCGGCGAGCGCACGCGGTGAACGTGTCGCATCGGCTGGACGGGACCGAGATTCCCGTGACCGCGCCGCTCGCGGGGAGCGTTGCGTGTGAGGGTGTGATCAGCCCGGCCCATGTCGAGGTGATCGCGAGGGTCATGGCGCGGATCCCCGTCACCGTGTCCGAAGAGGACCGTGCGGGGGCGGAGAAGATCCTGGTCGACCTGGCCCGGGAGACGAGTCCCGGTGAAGTCGCCCGAGCCGGAGAGCGGCTGGTCGACACGTTCGATCCCGACGGGCCTGAGCCGGAGGATCCGCCTGCGCGGCCGGCGCGGGAGCTGTCGTTTCAGGAACACCGTGACGGTTCGGCGAAGATCAAGGGCGTCTTGGACGGTCTGGCTTACGCTCGTCTTCGGGCAGCGCTGGATCCGTTGGCAGCACTGGGTTCTGCGACCGAAGGGGATCGCGATACCCGCAGCCTGGCCGAACGCCAAGCCGATGCCCTGGTCGAGCTGGCCCGGCTGGCGATGGCGGCCGACGAACTCCCCACCCACGGCGGGGACCGGGTCCACGTGACAGTCACCGTCGACTACGAGGCACTCAAATCCGGGATCGGGACCGCTGCGATCGAGGGCGGCGGCACGATCTCCGCGGCCGAAGCGCGGAGACTGGCCTGCGACTGCGCCATCATCCCCGCGGTCCTCGGCACCGAGAGCGAGCCGATGGATCTGGGCCGGGCGAAACGGCTCATCACCACCGGGCTGCGCCGACGGCTCACCCTGCGCGACCGCGGCTGCACGTTCCCCGGCTGCGGGAGCCCGGCAAAACACTGCGACGGCCACCACGTCGTCTACTGGGTCCTCGGCGGGCCAACGAATCTCGGCAACCTGACGCTGCTCTGCGAACGTCACCACCGGCTCGTCCACAACAGCGACTGGGAAATCCGGATGGGCACCGACGGCAAGCCCGACTTCATCCCGCCCGACTACCTCGACCCGCTGCGAAGACCCAGGCGCAACACCTTCCACCTCTGA
- a CDS encoding antitoxin, whose protein sequence is MALMKRLAILAGAAGVVQSYARKNPEKVNQVVGKAATFVDEKTKGKYHSQLSGAVRKVSDVTKPRPGH, encoded by the coding sequence ATGGCACTGATGAAACGCCTGGCCATCCTGGCCGGCGCGGCGGGCGTCGTGCAGTCCTATGCGCGGAAGAACCCGGAGAAGGTCAACCAGGTCGTGGGCAAGGCCGCCACCTTCGTCGACGAGAAGACGAAGGGCAAGTACCACAGCCAGCTCAGCGGCGCGGTCCGCAAGGTCAGCGACGTCACCAAGCCGCGTCCCGGGCACTGA